Proteins encoded by one window of uncultured Draconibacterium sp.:
- a CDS encoding methyltransferase domain-containing protein: protein MKVGDSIATTNSGWKFDKNVAENFESHARRSIPMYEIGHQLVCDISDFFLQDNSTCYELGTSTGELIEKIAEHNKHKQVNYIAIDSQSAMIEKAKDRCKANDRIKIENEDINLYNFESSDLIVSYYCIQFIPPKFRQQLFNKIYQSLNWGGALIIFEKVRGSDARFHDILTSLYTEFKLSQNYSPAEIISKSRSLKGVLEPFSRQGNVDLMKRAGFKDIETIMKFTSFEGFLAIK, encoded by the coding sequence ATGAAAGTAGGTGATTCAATTGCAACGACCAATTCAGGATGGAAGTTTGATAAAAATGTAGCTGAAAATTTTGAAAGTCATGCCAGACGTTCCATTCCAATGTACGAGATTGGTCATCAGTTGGTTTGTGATATTAGTGATTTCTTTCTACAGGATAATTCAACATGTTACGAACTTGGTACGTCAACCGGTGAATTGATTGAAAAAATTGCAGAGCATAACAAGCATAAGCAAGTTAATTACATTGCAATTGATAGCCAGTCTGCTATGATTGAAAAAGCCAAAGATAGGTGCAAGGCAAATGATAGAATAAAAATAGAAAATGAAGATATAAATTTATATAATTTTGAGTCATCTGATTTAATTGTTTCCTATTACTGTATTCAGTTTATTCCTCCAAAATTCAGACAGCAATTGTTTAATAAAATTTATCAATCTCTTAATTGGGGGGGCGCTCTCATTATTTTTGAAAAAGTGAGAGGTTCTGATGCAAGATTTCACGACATTTTAACCTCTTTGTATACTGAATTTAAATTAAGCCAGAATTATTCTCCGGCTGAAATAATATCCAAAAGTAGAAGTTTAAAAGGTGTGCTTGAACCTTTTTCGAGACAGGGGAATGTTGACTTAATGAAAAGAGCCGGATTCAAGGATATTGAGACGATAATGAAATTCACTTCATTCGAAGGTTTTTTAGCAATTAAATAA
- a CDS encoding glycosyltransferase family 2 protein: protein MSSNLPVSKLSIIIPAYNESETIHLILNKIASQKLINNIDKEIIVVNDCSKDTTKEVIQNYICQNENLNILYLEHELNKGKGAALHTGIKNATGEYLIIQDADMEYDPAEYNDLLNPVINGFADVVYGSRFMGSNPHRVLFFWHTIGNRFLTFLSNVSTNLNLTDMETCYKLFRTDIIQSIDLKENKFGFEPEITAKISRIPKIRIYEVGISYYGRTYDDGKKIGWKDGIRAIFCILKYGFLKL from the coding sequence ATGTCAAGCAACTTACCAGTATCCAAATTATCAATTATTATACCGGCTTATAATGAATCGGAAACAATTCACCTGATTTTAAACAAAATTGCCTCCCAAAAACTTATCAATAATATTGATAAGGAAATCATAGTAGTAAACGACTGCTCGAAAGATACAACTAAAGAGGTAATACAAAATTATATTTGTCAAAATGAGAACCTTAATATCTTGTACCTAGAACATGAACTGAACAAAGGAAAAGGTGCGGCATTGCATACCGGAATAAAAAATGCAACAGGAGAGTATTTAATCATTCAGGATGCTGATATGGAATACGACCCTGCCGAATACAACGATCTACTAAATCCTGTGATAAATGGATTTGCCGATGTAGTTTATGGTTCGAGATTTATGGGCAGCAACCCCCATAGAGTCTTATTCTTTTGGCATACAATCGGAAACCGCTTTTTAACTTTTCTTTCTAATGTTTCTACAAATCTGAATTTAACAGATATGGAAACATGCTATAAACTGTTTCGCACTGACATTATACAAAGTATTGATTTAAAAGAAAATAAATTTGGATTTGAACCTGAAATTACTGCAAAAATTTCAAGAATCCCTAAAATTCGGATTTACGAAGTAGGCATATCGTATTATGGAAGAACTTATGATGATGGTAAAAAAATTGGTTGGAAAGATGGCATCAGGGCAATCTTCTGTATTTTAAAATACGGATTTCTTAAATTATAG